A window of the Archocentrus centrarchus isolate MPI-CPG fArcCen1 chromosome 9, fArcCen1, whole genome shotgun sequence genome harbors these coding sequences:
- the lipg gene encoding endothelial lipase — protein MNQKGILMWIFICAYALFAFATGENAVLKGEDSELDDLSTNSQAAAGIIKYNMRKHVDLDQEGCYLKTGREDCLEECGFNTTAKTIFIIHGWTMSGMFESWMQKLVNAVMQRESDANVVVVDWISRAQQLYPDAVNHTHGVGLDIAAMLNWLQDEHQLPLENVHLIGYSLGAHVAGYAGTYVRGTVGRITGLDPAGPMFEGVEKEKRLSPDDADFVDVLHTYTREALGVSIGIQQPIGDIDIYPNGGDVQPGCGLSDVLAMTGNFMEVMKCEHERAVHLFVDSLMNKKHMSYAFQCTDPSRFKKGICLSCRKNRCNKIGYNATKMRKRRNTKMYLKTRADTPFAGYHYQMKMHVFNRKDSNSADPIFNIKLYGEHKDTTDMFVDVHDNGIGLNLTNTFLVFTEQDIGDLLKIRLSWEGESDSWSSMWKNIRNKFWNNKPSNPILEVRRIRVKAGETQKKYAFCAQDPSRTEISPGEHITFVKCPDGWDVKPRKRVPM, from the exons ATGAATCAAAAAGGCATTTTAATGTGGATTTTCATTTGTGCTTATGCACTCTTCGCATTCGCAACTGGGGAAAACGCCGTTCTTAAAG GTGAAGACAGTGAACTGGATGATTTGTCAACaaacagccaggctgcagctggCATCATCAAGTACAACATGAGAAAGCATGTCGATCTGGACCAGGAGGGATGTTACCTGAAGACTGGCAGGGAGGACTGTCTAGAGGAATGTGGTTTCAATACTACAGCCAAGACAATCTTCATCATCCATGGCTGGACG aTGAGCGGGATGTTTGAAAGCTGGATGCAAAAGCTTGTCAATGCTGTGATGCAACGTGAAAGCGATGCCAATGTGGTGGTGGTTGATTGGATATCCAGGGCGCAGCAGCTATACCCTGATGCAGTCAACCACACCCATGGTGTTGGCCTTGATATTGCAGCAATGCTCAACTGGCTTCAG GATGAGCACCAGCTCCCTCTGGAGAACGTCCATTTGATTGGCTATAGTTTAGGTGCTCATGTGGCAGGCTACGCAGGAACATATGTACGAGGGACCGTTGGCAGAATCACTG GGTTAGACCCAGCAGGACCTATGTTTGAGGGTGTAGAGAAAGAGAAACGCCTCTCTCCAGATGATGCTGACTTTGTGGATGTTCTGCACACGTACACTCGGGAGGCTTTGGGTGTGAGCATTGGAATCCAGCAGCCAATTGGGGACATTGATATCTACCCCAACGGCGGTGATGTGCAGCCAGGCTGTGGACTCAGTGATGTGCTGGCAATGACGGGAA ATTTCATGGAGGTGATGAAATGTGAACATGAGCGAGCTGTGCACTTGTTTGTGGATTCCCTGATGAATAAGAAGCACATGAGCTATGCCTTCCAGTGCACTGACCCCAGTCGCTTCAAGAAGGGAATCTGCCTCAGCTGTCGCAAAAACCGCTGCAACAAAATCGGCTACAATGCCACAAAAATGCGCAAGAGGCGCAACACTAAAATGTACCTGAAGACCCGTGCTGATACTCCCTTTGCAG GTTACCACTACCAGATGAAGATGCACGTGTTCAACAGAAAAGACTCAAACAGTGCTGATCCCATCTTCAACATCAAGTTGTACGGCGAACACAAGGATACAACTGATATGTTTGTCGACGT CCATGATAACGGCATCGGTCTGAACCTGACAAACACCTTCTTGGTGTTTACTGAGCAGGATATCGGTGACCTGCTCAAGATCCGTCTGAGCTGGGAAGGAGAATCTGACTCTTGGAGCTCTATGTGGAAGAACATCAGGAATAAATTCTGGAACAACAAGCCTTCCAATCCCATACTGGAAGTTCGACGGATTCGCGTGAAAGCTGGAGAAACGCAGAAAAA GTATGCTTTCTGTGCCCAAGACCCTTCAAGAACAGAAATCTCTCCAGGAGAACATATAACTTTTGTTAAATGCCCTGACGGTTGGGATGTGAAACCAAGAAAACG GGTGCCCATGTAA